The genomic DNA GGGGGTGCCACTCCCGCGTCAAGGTCGCGTACGGTGTCCGTGCGCGACGCCGTCGGGTGTGGTCCAGGCGGGCCTGGACCGTGCCCGGCCGGACCAAGCGCCCGCCGCCCACTGTCGCCGGCCTGCCGCCTCGCTAGGGTGAGCGCATGCTCGCACCCATGCCCGGTGACTGGCGGCGCGCGCTCGCCGTCGTCGCCCACCCCGACGACCTGGAGTACGGCTGCGCGGCGGCCGTGGCCGTGTGGACCGCCGAGGGACGGGAGGTCTCCTACCTGCTCGCCACGCGCGGCGAGGCCGGCATCGACGGCCTGACCCCGGAGAAGGCGGCACCGCTGCGCGAGTGCGAGCAGCGGGCCGGCGCCGCCGCTGTGGGCGTGTCGAGCGTCGAGTTCCTCGACCACGCGGACGGGGTGGTCGAGTACGGGCCGCGGCTGCGGCGTGACATCACCGCGGCCATCCGCAGGCACCGGCCGGAGCTGCTGATCACGCTGAACTTCGACGACACCTGGCCCGGCGGCATCGCCTGGAACACACCCGACCACCGGGCCGTCGGCAGGGCCACGCTGGACGCGGCGGCCGACGCGGGCAACCGGTGGATCTTCCCCGGCGTCGGCGGCGAGCCGTGGGACGGAGTGCGCTGGATGGCCGTGGCCGCCACCGCCTCTCCCAC from Nonomuraea muscovyensis includes the following:
- a CDS encoding PIG-L deacetylase family protein, which gives rise to MLAPMPGDWRRALAVVAHPDDLEYGCAAAVAVWTAEGREVSYLLATRGEAGIDGLTPEKAAPLRECEQRAGAAAVGVSSVEFLDHADGVVEYGPRLRRDITAAIRRHRPELLITLNFDDTWPGGIAWNTPDHRAVGRATLDAAADAGNRWIFPGVGGEPWDGVRWMAVAATASPTHAVDVTAGLERGVRSLLEHRAYIEALTDEDPQAYARAFVEDAVRQEADRFGGRPAVTFRLYTR